One part of the Bdellovibrio sp. KM01 genome encodes these proteins:
- a CDS encoding dihydroorotase, which produces MYDIIIRGGTCLLPHPSNIGLIEQQADIGISNGRITKIREKIFDSAPCMIDATGLHVLPGVIDSQVHFREPGLTHKEDLETGTRAAVLGGVTSIFEMPNTNPPTTTVAHFQDKLDMAKNRAHANYAFFAGASHDNVGILQNLEILPHCSGIKIFMGSSTGSLLVEDDETLENILNQGHRRVIVHSEDEMRLRERRHIAVEMADVHYHPVWRDVETAVNSTQRLLRLARKTGRKIHVLHVSTAEEMDILQNAKDISTVEVLPQHLTLYAPDCYDRLGTYAQQNPPIREKRHLDRLWKALQDGTVDVIGSDHAPHTREEKDRPYPASPSGVPGVQTLVPIMLNHVHEGRLSLQKFVELVTENPCRVFGVKNKGRLREGYDADVTIVDLKKQMTIDNSWIASRCGWTPFHGMQVTGWVTHTVVSGKLAHAHGEIVEAHSGTPVNFEGTL; this is translated from the coding sequence ATGTACGACATAATAATCAGAGGCGGAACCTGTTTACTTCCCCACCCCTCCAACATCGGTTTGATTGAACAGCAGGCCGACATCGGAATCAGCAACGGCCGCATCACTAAAATTCGCGAAAAAATCTTCGACTCTGCCCCGTGCATGATCGATGCAACTGGACTCCATGTCTTGCCTGGCGTGATCGATAGCCAGGTGCATTTCCGCGAACCTGGTCTAACCCACAAGGAAGACCTGGAAACTGGCACCAGAGCAGCCGTTTTGGGTGGAGTGACAAGCATTTTTGAAATGCCCAACACCAACCCTCCCACCACCACTGTCGCTCACTTCCAAGATAAATTGGATATGGCAAAAAACCGTGCGCATGCGAACTATGCGTTCTTTGCCGGAGCTTCTCACGATAACGTGGGTATTTTGCAAAACCTGGAAATCCTCCCGCATTGCTCGGGAATCAAAATCTTCATGGGCAGCTCTACCGGAAGTCTGCTTGTCGAGGACGACGAGACACTGGAAAATATTTTAAATCAGGGCCATCGTCGAGTCATCGTTCACAGTGAAGACGAGATGCGCCTACGCGAACGCCGTCATATCGCTGTTGAAATGGCCGATGTTCACTACCATCCGGTATGGAGAGATGTTGAAACGGCGGTGAATTCCACTCAACGCCTGTTGCGCTTAGCTCGCAAAACGGGTCGCAAGATCCACGTTCTGCACGTTTCAACCGCTGAGGAAATGGATATCTTGCAAAACGCAAAAGACATTTCCACTGTCGAAGTTCTGCCTCAGCATTTAACTTTGTATGCTCCGGATTGTTACGACCGTTTGGGAACATACGCTCAACAAAACCCGCCGATCCGTGAAAAACGTCACTTGGATCGCCTGTGGAAAGCTTTGCAGGATGGAACGGTCGATGTGATCGGTTCCGATCACGCTCCTCACACTCGTGAAGAAAAAGACCGTCCTTATCCCGCAAGTCCATCAGGCGTGCCGGGTGTGCAAACCTTGGTTCCGATCATGTTAAACCATGTGCATGAAGGCCGCTTGTCTTTGCAAAAGTTCGTAGAGCTAGTCACTGAAAATCCTTGCCGCGTGTTCGGTGTAAAAAACAAAGGACGCCTGCGCGAAGGTTATGATGCCGACGTCACGATCGTGGATTTGAAAAAACAAATGACGATTGATAATTCCTGGATTGCGAGCCGCTGCGGATGGACTCCGTTCCACGGGATGCAAGTCACTGGTTGGGTGACTCACACAGTAGTATCTGGAAAACTGGCGCATGCTCACGGTGAAATCGTGGAAGCGCACTCTGGAACTCCCGTGAATTTCGAGGGCACGCTTTAA
- a CDS encoding HEAT repeat domain-containing protein, which yields MNTKILLSVLFIGFSSSAFAAKNIPSPDTLSSAMEVLNLPGENRRMAIDGNPKFYDSFISLAFSEKQPMNIRWKALMGAAEAKRLEATADLLKAGSHDQWYMRNAALIALSEVNPTQADKLAQKLVKDKALVVRSAAVEVLGKNMSDETRGLLWEELNKDYNFKNKQSLWIRHQIVEQLAKKPMDSEMKTFAGLLTDNDQRVQLPAVRGLQKLTGVKLGETKLKQSELVSLWKDYVKKEKL from the coding sequence ATGAACACGAAAATCCTGTTGTCCGTTTTGTTTATCGGTTTTTCTTCAAGCGCTTTCGCAGCTAAAAACATTCCTTCACCTGATACTTTAAGTTCCGCGATGGAAGTCCTGAATTTGCCAGGTGAAAACCGCCGTATGGCAATCGATGGCAACCCTAAATTTTATGACAGCTTTATTTCTTTAGCCTTCAGTGAAAAGCAACCAATGAATATTCGTTGGAAGGCTTTGATGGGAGCTGCGGAAGCAAAACGCCTGGAAGCTACTGCGGATCTTTTGAAGGCCGGCTCCCATGATCAGTGGTATATGAGAAATGCTGCTTTAATTGCTTTGTCGGAAGTAAACCCAACTCAAGCAGATAAATTGGCGCAAAAGCTGGTGAAGGATAAGGCCCTGGTGGTTCGTTCCGCTGCGGTTGAGGTTCTGGGCAAAAATATGTCTGATGAGACTCGTGGCCTTTTGTGGGAAGAGTTGAATAAAGATTATAACTTTAAAAACAAACAAAGCCTTTGGATCCGTCATCAAATTGTCGAGCAGTTGGCGAAAAAACCAATGGATAGCGAAATGAAGACGTTCGCGGGTCTTTTAACCGACAATGACCAAAGAGTTCAGTTACCAGCAGTTCGCGGTCTGCAAAAACTAACCGGGGTGAAACTCGGGGAAACAAAGCTTAAGCAAAGCGAACTAGTCAGTCTGTGGAAAGACTACGTTAAAAAAGAAAAGCTATAA
- a CDS encoding general secretion pathway protein GspD, translating into MKWMILALLSLSVVTASASDKIKFNFLDTEVSKMIEAYSKSTGQKFVVDPSVRGKASIFVQEPITTEEAFNQLSSALAVNGFAISKQGDTMIVKSARNIQRDLIEVSTEVPALKPERMATWIYTFKNIAAAEVNRGVRIMPSRDGEMNTFDKNNQIIFTDWTSNLNRMAAILKELDKPADPAAAKLAAEDKKGSMKREASKKKEETKSSN; encoded by the coding sequence ATGAAATGGATGATCTTAGCCCTTTTGTCTTTGTCGGTTGTGACTGCGAGTGCCTCAGATAAAATCAAATTTAACTTCTTAGACACTGAAGTTAGCAAAATGATCGAAGCTTATTCGAAATCGACAGGACAGAAGTTCGTCGTGGATCCTTCTGTTCGTGGTAAGGCGTCTATTTTTGTCCAAGAGCCCATTACGACTGAAGAAGCCTTCAATCAATTGTCTTCAGCTTTGGCCGTGAATGGTTTTGCGATTAGTAAGCAAGGCGACACTATGATCGTGAAATCTGCTCGCAACATTCAACGTGATTTGATTGAAGTTAGCACCGAAGTTCCGGCATTAAAGCCTGAAAGAATGGCGACTTGGATTTATACTTTTAAGAATATCGCGGCTGCTGAAGTCAATCGCGGTGTCCGAATCATGCCTTCTAGAGATGGCGAAATGAACACATTTGATAAAAACAATCAGATCATCTTTACAGATTGGACTTCGAATCTGAACCGTATGGCGGCAATTTTGAAAGAACTTGATAAACCAGCAGATCCGGCGGCAGCCAAATTAGCGGCAGAGGATAAAAAAGGTTCCATGAAAAGGGAAGCCTCTAAGAAAAAAGAAGAAACTAAATCTTCAAACTAA
- a CDS encoding DoxX family protein produces MNIKNFLFATNTGTTGQVGLAIFRIFVGLVMAFVHGLGKFPISEQLIQGVASIGFPMPVMFAHAAALSELVGGVLLALGLLTRPAAIFMAFTMFVAGTFVHAADPFNVKELAFLYMFVCIFFACYGGGRFSLDNKMGSKV; encoded by the coding sequence ATGAACATTAAGAATTTCCTTTTCGCGACGAATACAGGAACCACGGGACAAGTCGGCTTGGCCATCTTCCGGATTTTTGTCGGCTTAGTTATGGCATTCGTTCACGGACTGGGCAAGTTCCCCATTTCCGAACAACTGATTCAAGGTGTTGCTTCGATCGGTTTTCCGATGCCAGTGATGTTCGCCCATGCAGCGGCACTCAGTGAACTGGTCGGCGGAGTTTTATTGGCGTTGGGTTTATTGACTCGCCCGGCGGCGATTTTTATGGCTTTCACAATGTTCGTTGCGGGAACTTTCGTGCATGCAGCCGATCCCTTTAACGTGAAAGAGTTGGCGTTTCTTTACATGTTCGTCTGTATTTTCTTTGCTTGTTATGGTGGCGGTAGATTTTCACTCGATAACAAAATGGGCAGCAAAGTCTAA
- a CDS encoding DMT family transporter: MINQSGSLEIHDSSRFNNLLSGVLFVALGSSSYGMLSTFVKLAYRQNFTTAEVTVSQVIWGALILTIMNGLFNKTAEKLTTTEVRQLMIAGIPVGLTSVLYYLSVKYIDASVAVVLLMQSVWMGIVVETIRSKRAPGVDKVLAVAMILFGTLMATNVFGASHNLDLRGVVLAVLAAMSFSWALASTQSVASHLHPIKRSQIMMYGACIVVGLFGFLTQLGPYYLNVNLIGEEFIRNQPFNFSIFMSYGLIIAIFGTVIPPIMLNKGFPIVGVGLGSIISAVELPFAMTISFLVLNESVVSTQWLGAMVIIMAIVLLNYKLILRSDC, from the coding sequence ATGATAAATCAATCCGGTTCCCTTGAAATTCACGATAGCTCTCGTTTCAACAATCTTTTATCTGGTGTTTTATTTGTCGCTTTGGGCTCTTCCAGTTACGGCATGCTTTCCACTTTCGTAAAACTCGCATACAGGCAAAACTTCACAACGGCCGAGGTCACAGTTTCTCAAGTGATCTGGGGTGCTTTAATTTTGACGATCATGAACGGTCTTTTTAATAAGACCGCTGAAAAATTGACGACGACAGAAGTTCGTCAATTGATGATCGCAGGTATTCCGGTGGGATTGACCAGTGTTCTTTATTATCTTTCGGTGAAATATATCGATGCATCTGTGGCTGTGGTTTTACTGATGCAATCAGTATGGATGGGAATCGTGGTTGAAACGATTCGCAGCAAGCGTGCTCCTGGCGTCGACAAAGTTTTGGCAGTGGCGATGATTTTATTTGGCACTTTGATGGCGACAAATGTTTTCGGTGCCTCCCATAACTTGGATTTGCGGGGAGTGGTGTTGGCAGTGTTGGCTGCGATGTCTTTCAGTTGGGCACTTGCTTCGACTCAAAGTGTGGCGTCTCATTTACATCCCATCAAGCGCAGCCAGATCATGATGTATGGGGCTTGCATTGTTGTGGGGTTGTTTGGATTTCTGACTCAGCTAGGACCTTATTATCTTAATGTGAATTTGATCGGTGAAGAATTCATTCGCAATCAGCCCTTTAATTTTTCAATCTTTATGTCTTATGGTTTGATCATCGCGATCTTCGGAACGGTGATTCCGCCAATCATGTTGAACAAAGGTTTCCCCATCGTGGGAGTGGGCTTAGGGAGCATTATCTCGGCCGTTGAGCTTCCTTTTGCGATGACGATTTCATTCTTGGTATTGAACGAATCCGTCGTCAGCACTCAGTGGTTGGGAGCGATGGTCATCATCATGGCGATCGTGCTTCTAAACTACAAATTGATCTTAAGAAGTGACTGTTAA
- the rsgA gene encoding ribosome small subunit-dependent GTPase A yields MFISDKEFLFLFGWGDFFESQLPSDSSSLLFPARVVCEERNLYRLQSGFDQVFWASVTGKMQFNATSRVQYPAVGDWVLVELPPQSDRGVIHRVLDRKSTIHRKQVGASSDMQILSTNVDYAFITSSVNADLNYRRIERYLAVAYDAGVVPVILLTKADTVEGSIEEVLAEVQNEFPGVKVHTLSRDEFQQADFLPEYLKKGTTSVIIGSSGVGKSTLVNFLIGEDVIKTQEIRADDDKGRHTTTSRHLYISRYGGLIIDTPGMRELQLSDHSEGLSNQFAEVEELIGRCRFSDCQHLTEPGCAVKAALDGGTLSEGKWRSYLKLQAEVRAGLRKQDRVLAAEDRKMWKKLTNDAKERARFKKRIR; encoded by the coding sequence ATGTTTATTTCCGATAAGGAATTTTTGTTTCTTTTTGGTTGGGGCGACTTTTTTGAAAGTCAGCTTCCCAGCGACTCGTCATCTTTATTATTTCCTGCGCGCGTGGTGTGCGAAGAAAGAAATCTCTATCGCCTGCAATCGGGATTTGATCAGGTATTCTGGGCCTCGGTGACTGGCAAAATGCAGTTTAATGCGACCTCAAGAGTTCAGTATCCAGCAGTGGGGGATTGGGTCTTAGTGGAGTTGCCACCCCAGTCTGACCGCGGGGTCATCCACCGAGTGCTCGACAGAAAATCGACCATTCACCGAAAGCAGGTGGGAGCAAGTTCGGACATGCAGATTCTTTCCACGAACGTGGATTATGCATTCATCACCTCATCTGTGAATGCGGATCTAAATTACCGTCGTATCGAAAGATATCTTGCGGTGGCTTATGATGCGGGGGTGGTACCGGTCATCCTTTTAACCAAGGCCGATACAGTCGAGGGAAGTATCGAGGAAGTTTTGGCCGAGGTTCAAAATGAATTTCCGGGGGTGAAAGTACATACTCTTTCCAGGGATGAGTTTCAGCAGGCCGATTTCCTGCCGGAATACCTTAAAAAGGGTACGACCTCGGTGATTATTGGTTCTTCAGGGGTAGGTAAGTCGACATTGGTGAATTTCCTGATTGGGGAGGATGTGATAAAGACCCAAGAAATCAGGGCGGACGATGATAAAGGTCGCCATACCACTACGTCTCGGCATCTTTATATAAGTCGATATGGTGGATTGATAATCGATACTCCGGGCATGCGCGAGCTGCAGTTATCCGATCACTCGGAAGGTTTAAGCAATCAATTCGCAGAAGTGGAAGAGTTGATTGGCCGTTGTCGTTTCAGCGATTGCCAGCATCTCACCGAGCCTGGTTGTGCCGTCAAAGCCGCATTGGATGGCGGGACTTTATCCGAAGGCAAGTGGCGAAGTTATCTTAAGCTTCAGGCCGAAGTGCGCGCAGGTTTAAGAAAACAAGACCGTGTACTGGCGGCTGAAGATCGCAAGATGTGGAAGAAATTAACCAACGATGCCAAAGAGAGGGCACGCTTTAAAAAAAGGATTCGGTAA
- a CDS encoding M23 family metallopeptidase encodes MKLKSTAHILAVTFSLTVLSHIARAAETVLQEKIRPGEVKFLKFPGGAAHPNFSCRDVRLPLQDNKERYTAVVSESYFSKLEPFQCVLKDDEKVLTKINFTVEPKEFAHENLHVDSTRVVVPDEIKKRVEAEMALAKQVYASSLDTLQITEPFILPLKTKITSPFGIKRNYNHGKKIGEHLGIDFRAGVGKKIPVANRGKVVLSQEFYMSGNIVIVDHGIGIFTVYNHLSKRLVAVGDMVEKGQIIGLAGKTGRVSGPHLHWGVNIQGNLVDGFNLVDESKSYFKP; translated from the coding sequence ATGAAACTAAAAAGCACAGCCCACATCCTTGCCGTGACATTTTCACTGACTGTTCTTTCCCATATTGCGAGGGCTGCAGAAACAGTCCTGCAGGAAAAAATCAGACCGGGCGAGGTGAAATTCCTTAAATTTCCCGGCGGAGCTGCTCATCCGAACTTTTCCTGCCGCGATGTCAGACTTCCCCTTCAAGACAACAAGGAACGTTATACGGCAGTGGTTTCAGAAAGTTACTTTTCAAAACTTGAGCCCTTTCAGTGTGTTTTAAAGGACGATGAAAAAGTCTTAACGAAAATCAACTTTACCGTCGAACCAAAAGAGTTCGCGCACGAAAACCTGCACGTCGACTCGACCCGCGTGGTTGTCCCTGACGAGATCAAAAAACGAGTTGAAGCGGAAATGGCTTTAGCAAAACAAGTTTATGCTTCTTCATTAGATACCCTACAAATCACCGAGCCCTTTATTTTGCCTCTTAAAACCAAGATCACTAGCCCCTTTGGAATTAAAAGAAACTACAACCACGGCAAAAAGATCGGCGAACATTTAGGGATCGATTTCCGCGCAGGCGTCGGCAAAAAAATTCCAGTCGCCAATCGCGGCAAGGTCGTCTTATCCCAAGAGTTCTATATGTCAGGCAATATTGTGATCGTCGATCACGGCATTGGCATCTTTACGGTTTACAACCATCTGTCCAAACGCTTGGTCGCAGTCGGTGATATGGTAGAAAAAGGTCAAATCATCGGTCTTGCCGGAAAAACCGGGCGAGTCTCCGGCCCACACTTGCACTGGGGCGTAAATATCCAAGGAAATCTGGTGGATGGATTCAATTTGGTCGATGAAAGTAAAAGTTATTTTAAGCCCTAG
- a CDS encoding C1 family peptidase: MRSLLILALCLFVQAGHAELINVQQLNQKIQRNGGEWQAQSNHMTKLSKSEAKHRMGLRLDQAPDVEFVMPESPNRMELPAVLDWRNKDGQNWVSPILDQANCGSCVAFAAVGVFETQYKINSLLPNFNAKFSPQNLFSCGGGKCNWGWRPEGAAKWLTTYGVPDEACMPYASGATGEDVACRASCPDTVQRSVKLAGYSTPTRGSQDLNAVKMALQKGPLVTTLTVYADFMAYAGGVYKHVDGNYLGGHAISIVGYDDTKQAFIIRNSWGEEWGEKGFGYVAYSDQSGVGDDTWLYKMQPLAGGVSVESPADYSYFTKTVPVKATSTYSSTDSLAVAIYNSQNQVVANLNCLTADCAQDLDVSSLADGRYEVQVFAMGTRGEKVGSSERHFFYVVNQAPSVNITFKGYDGTDLSKALNGRIQVEVSSTTSSVPLSSIEFHHVGPDGKDQVRSASIVPARMTMGWRTNLVPDGQYEIWFTGHVKSNGMDVVVESPRQKVKVAN, from the coding sequence ATGAGATCATTACTTATTTTAGCTCTATGCTTATTTGTCCAGGCAGGACATGCAGAGCTTATCAATGTTCAGCAGTTAAATCAGAAAATTCAAAGAAACGGTGGCGAGTGGCAAGCGCAAAGCAACCACATGACCAAGCTTTCGAAATCAGAAGCGAAACACCGAATGGGTCTTCGTTTGGATCAGGCTCCTGATGTTGAGTTTGTGATGCCAGAGTCTCCGAATCGTATGGAGTTGCCTGCGGTATTGGACTGGAGAAATAAAGACGGTCAAAACTGGGTGTCTCCAATTTTGGATCAAGCCAACTGCGGCAGCTGTGTGGCTTTTGCGGCTGTGGGAGTTTTCGAAACGCAGTACAAAATTAATTCCTTACTGCCAAACTTCAACGCTAAATTTTCACCACAAAACTTGTTTTCGTGCGGTGGTGGTAAATGTAATTGGGGATGGCGTCCAGAAGGGGCAGCGAAATGGCTGACAACGTACGGAGTTCCTGATGAAGCATGTATGCCCTATGCATCTGGTGCAACCGGTGAAGACGTGGCTTGTCGTGCAAGCTGTCCAGATACTGTGCAAAGAAGTGTGAAGCTTGCGGGTTATTCCACGCCCACACGCGGTTCGCAAGATCTGAACGCCGTAAAAATGGCGCTGCAAAAAGGACCCTTGGTCACAACTTTGACGGTGTATGCCGACTTTATGGCCTACGCTGGCGGCGTTTACAAACACGTTGATGGCAACTATCTGGGTGGTCACGCGATTTCTATCGTTGGTTATGACGACACAAAACAAGCTTTCATCATTCGCAACAGCTGGGGCGAAGAGTGGGGTGAAAAAGGTTTTGGTTATGTCGCGTATTCTGATCAATCCGGTGTGGGTGACGATACGTGGTTATATAAAATGCAACCTCTTGCGGGTGGCGTTTCTGTGGAATCTCCGGCTGATTACTCTTACTTTACGAAAACAGTTCCGGTGAAAGCGACTTCGACATACTCTTCCACTGATTCTTTGGCGGTGGCTATTTACAACAGTCAAAACCAAGTGGTTGCGAATTTGAATTGCCTGACGGCGGACTGTGCTCAAGACCTAGATGTCAGTTCTTTGGCAGATGGTCGCTATGAAGTTCAAGTTTTCGCCATGGGAACTCGCGGTGAAAAAGTGGGTTCTTCTGAAAGACATTTCTTTTATGTTGTGAACCAAGCTCCTTCAGTAAATATCACTTTCAAAGGTTACGATGGCACCGACCTATCCAAAGCTTTGAACGGCCGTATCCAAGTTGAAGTGTCATCAACGACAAGCTCCGTTCCACTCAGTTCAATCGAATTCCACCACGTGGGCCCAGATGGTAAAGACCAGGTTCGCTCGGCTTCGATTGTTCCGGCAAGAATGACTATGGGTTGGAGAACGAATCTTGTTCCAGATGGTCAGTATGAGATTTGGTTCACGGGTCATGTGAAATCAAACGGCATGGATGTTGTGGTTGAAAGCCCTCGCCAAAAAGTGAAAGTGGCAAACTAA
- a CDS encoding GNAT family N-acetyltransferase: MTIDNFKILTARLELRPHRPDDVDFMVELNSDPEITRYVPDGPIDAAQASNLIASIRSQFLDRRIGRFVVIEKHSRKKLGWCGLKWLEDIQQIDLGYRFMKSSWGKGYASEAAQACLDYGFNTLKFKKIIAQIMPANTASIALAQRLGMKEVNRVTEDGQEFLVFEMQATDFR, translated from the coding sequence ATGACTATAGATAATTTCAAAATACTCACTGCTCGATTAGAGTTAAGGCCACATCGCCCGGATGACGTTGATTTTATGGTCGAGTTGAATTCTGATCCCGAAATCACTCGCTATGTTCCCGACGGCCCAATCGACGCAGCTCAAGCCAGTAATCTTATCGCTAGCATTCGCTCTCAATTCCTGGACCGCAGAATTGGTCGCTTTGTTGTGATCGAAAAACATTCCCGCAAAAAACTTGGCTGGTGTGGACTCAAGTGGCTGGAAGACATTCAGCAAATAGATTTGGGTTATCGCTTCATGAAGTCTTCCTGGGGAAAAGGTTACGCCAGTGAAGCAGCGCAAGCTTGCTTGGATTATGGCTTTAATACTTTGAAATTTAAAAAAATCATCGCTCAAATAATGCCTGCCAACACGGCGTCGATTGCCCTTGCCCAGCGACTCGGAATGAAAGAAGTCAATCGCGTCACCGAAGATGGTCAGGAGTTCCTTGTTTTCGAAATGCAGGCGACGGATTTCCGCTGA
- a CDS encoding DUF1428 domain-containing protein, translated as MSRYVDGYVIPIAKKNVKKYKKMATLGMKTWMKHGALEYYECIGDKLDVPYGLPFPKLCKLKKDETVIFAFIVYKSKAHSQQVNKKVHREFEQMDKKQMEEIFSMKRFSVGGFKVLVSNKK; from the coding sequence ATGAGTCGTTACGTTGACGGTTATGTGATTCCAATCGCTAAGAAAAATGTAAAGAAATATAAAAAAATGGCTACTCTAGGCATGAAGACCTGGATGAAGCATGGCGCGCTTGAATATTATGAGTGCATTGGCGATAAGCTCGACGTTCCTTATGGATTGCCCTTCCCAAAACTTTGTAAATTAAAGAAAGACGAAACCGTGATTTTTGCTTTCATCGTTTACAAGTCCAAAGCTCACAGCCAGCAAGTGAATAAAAAAGTTCACAGGGAATTTGAACAAATGGACAAGAAGCAAATGGAAGAGATCTTTTCGATGAAGCGATTCTCGGTCGGTGGTTTTAAAGTTCTGGTGAGCAATAAGAAGTAA